GGTGTCAGCGATTGTCAAAAAGAAGGCTCAGTTCTTGTCTGCAGTACTGAAACTATTCGTCGAGCTGAAACGCGAAAACTGGCTTAACAATCTAAAACAGGCAAAGGTCGTAACGCTCGAGTCGGTAACCGTAAAAGGCGACACCGCGCGTATCGCGATTCGCATGGAAGAAAAGGATGACGTTGGGATTGAACACGCAGGACTCAAACGTGTCAAAGGTCGATGGTACGTTGATTACCAAGGCCGACTTAGATGAAATGACGACATAACAATGCAATGCACCGGAGCACTCGCTCCGGCGTGCTGTGAATTCACAGTCAACCTCTCGTGCCCGGTGATTGCGGGCGTTCCCCGACTGACGCCCATAATACGTGACTTTGATGTCAACACAGATTCAAAAGTTTCTCGATCAGCGTCCGCTGTTCACCCAATGCCACGCCGTAGATCGTGATGCTGATTTTGCTATACACTTGGGTGTGTGGCGGCGTTCTGAGTTTCCGGATCTGAACGCATTTGTTGCGTTCGTGTTTCGCTACTCGTCCGTTCTTCAGCCGTACATCGCTGAACCGGACCGTCGCGACCTCGCCTCTTGGTTTCATCCTGATTCAAATGCGGAGGAATCTGCGGCTTCGTACATGACCAATGCGTCTCCACTTTCAACCAACGCTCGCGATTGGCTCGCAAAACACGCCGCCACGGTCGACGGTGGATTCCTTGACTCGTCTTCCATTGACACGGTCATTGTAGACAACGATTCGATGTACATTCAAACCACCGAGTGGTACATCCACTCATTTGTGGCCGACTTGCTGGATGCCCCCGAACCATTCCCGCAATTAGACGGACACGAGAACGAAGAGCCATGGTCCGAGGACCGAAACTTTTACGAGTTTCTTGGTCCCGAATCAGATTCCGTATCGTGTAAGCGTGATGTTTGCGATCGCGGTCGTGTAAAACACAGCGTTTTCTGTCGTCCTCACCATTTTGAGAACGTCAAAGGGCGTCCCTCGCCCTACACGCACTGAACGGCGGAGAACCATGGGTTGCAACGGAGGCCGCGAGTCAACGTTTTTGAAGTGGCAAGTCGTTAGCGCGGCCCCGCTGAACCCTACCGTTCGCCGACACAGAAAGCGAACCTCTAAGTGTCAACAACGTCTAACACGTCAATACGTTTGATTCTAAACGCAAGGTGCGGCAATGACGTCTGATGATGAACCGAGCGAATCTACTCAGGGCGTGTTCCTCACCAAAGGGATGCGCATTGATATTTCTGAGTTCAGCTTGCAACTCAATGCCGATGGTTCCGTTGCAACAAGCAACCTCACCCTCGCGGTCGCTCTTGATATGTCGCCATACTGGCTCGACATTGCTATCACGCACGGTCTGGCAGCAAAAGACGCTAGCTTTGAGACACGCGACGCCCACGCCACAGACGACGCGGAGCGAAAGGGCTTAGCCCTTCAAACCGAGTTCTGTGCCGGAATGCAAGCGATCGTCGCTTGCGCTACCGCTGTCGATGCTCTTTAGACAAACTTACGTGACAGGGTGAACCTGCCGAGCGATCTAGTTGATACTTGGCGCGAAAAACGCACCGCGCGACACAAGCAAGTTAGCGAGGTACTCAGGCGTGCTTTCCGAATTGACGCCGCCACTCTTAAACAAATCATTCCCTTGCTCAAAGACACATACAGTTTCCGCGATCGTGCTGTTCACCCAATTGGTACAACCACAGACCCCGTACAACATCCAGAGCTGAGAATCTATTCGGAATGGCGATATGTCGCGTACTGGTATCAAAACGCGTATAATTTGCTGCGCGCATGCCATTCACTTTTTTCGTTTGTTTTGGAGACCAAGCCCTCAAAGCTCGATCAACCGATCGAAAAATACCGTGATCACCTGCGGCCTCTCTTAGTTCCCGTTCTTGACCGCTTGCAGCACGAGTTTATCGGTGACGACGAATCCCAACACTCAGTACACGAATAGCGGCGAACCATGCGATGCAATGGAGCCGGGCTTGCAAGGTTTCACGAATGGAAAGCCAGCACTCCCGGCCTGCTGATCGCCACCGTTACACGACTGAATAACCTTCCACGCCCAACTTTCTAAATGAAGCACTTCACTGATGCGATGTTCGACGCGATCCGATCGGAGGCGGAGGCGATACGCGAGGGCGCGACCACAGTGTCAGTTGCCAAACTTGATGCTGAGCTAGACAACCAACTTCCGCCGAGCTACAAGGAATTTGTCTCTAAGATCAACGGCGGTGCTATCGGGTCTATCCGGCTATTCGGTGTTGACCGATCCGATTATCTCGACCTCCGCGCCAAGATCGAGGAACTGGGCTCGTTTATCCCATCAATTGCGCGCAAGATCATGATTCCGGTTGCAAGCGATTGGGGCGGTAGTCTTTTCTGCCTTGACACCTATCACCCCGACGAGAACGGCGAATTGCCGGTCTGGTACTGGAACCACGAATACTCGGAAGAGCCCGCAGATGCGCCTTATGTTTGGTCTCAAATTTATGATGGATTTGGGTCATTCATTCGCGATCAACTTGCGACTAAAACAGACGAGTAACCAATGGGTTGCATCGGAGGCCGTGAGTTGAGTTTATTGGAGTGGTGAGTCGTTCGCGCGGCCCCGCTGAACCCTGCCGTTATCCGACACACAGTTGCCCAATTCTCAATTCACTAACAGCAGAGGAACGATATGGACGATCACGAAATCGGCATCCTGACATTTTTGTTGCTGGGACTTGTCCTCATGTTCCTGCCGAACGCGATTCGTGCAAGACGAAAAGGCAGCCAAAGCGAAGCCGAAGCGATTCCGAATCCCAAACCCTGGCAAATTTGGCTTGCTGCCCTTGCGTTCCTTCAGGCAATCGCATTTGTGGTCATCGCGATCGCTTGTGAAGCCGCAGGCACACACTGGATTGTTGGGCTGCTCTGTGTCAGCGGTTCATTCTTGTGCTCTGTGACAGTTCTCGGTTTATTTGGTCTGAGGCCACGGCATTTTCTGTCGTGAATGACACGGCGGTTCTGTACAGAATGCACCACGCAAACCGATGTGACAGAGCCGTCGGATAACAAAGCCGT
This is a stretch of genomic DNA from Thalassoroseus pseudoceratinae. It encodes these proteins:
- a CDS encoding SMI1/KNR4 family protein, with amino-acid sequence MKHFTDAMFDAIRSEAEAIREGATTVSVAKLDAELDNQLPPSYKEFVSKINGGAIGSIRLFGVDRSDYLDLRAKIEELGSFIPSIARKIMIPVASDWGGSLFCLDTYHPDENGELPVWYWNHEYSEEPADAPYVWSQIYDGFGSFIRDQLATKTDE